The following proteins come from a genomic window of Paenibacillus spongiae:
- a CDS encoding DeoR/GlpR family DNA-binding transcription regulator: MKTYQRRQEIYQFIFDRKTVKISELKEVFHVSEVTLRSDLDFLESEEKIERLHGGAAIIEKTPPQAESVLPDTPLLEAKLAITKKAAELIVPGDTIFLDSSATSIILASQLNPELNITVITNSLPIINQLKLAPGIRLYAIPGLYNPSTNSFNGPLGEAFISNLKTSKTFISPKGIIVEGLRDLTADEAAIRKAMINSTREPIVIVDHSKFDHSETLFQISDFSPISTVVTDRTPSPVFVDILQTRKITLITTESGA, from the coding sequence ATGAAAACGTACCAGAGACGGCAGGAAATTTATCAGTTTATTTTCGATAGGAAAACCGTAAAGATATCGGAGCTGAAAGAGGTCTTTCACGTTTCGGAGGTAACCCTGCGCAGCGATCTCGACTTTCTGGAGAGTGAAGAGAAGATTGAACGGCTTCATGGAGGCGCTGCCATCATCGAGAAGACGCCTCCGCAAGCGGAATCGGTTCTGCCCGACACCCCGCTGCTTGAGGCGAAGCTTGCGATCACCAAGAAAGCAGCCGAGCTGATCGTGCCAGGCGATACGATATTTCTCGATTCGAGCGCGACGAGCATCATTCTGGCTTCCCAGTTGAATCCGGAGCTGAATATCACGGTCATTACGAACTCCTTGCCGATCATTAACCAATTGAAGCTTGCTCCCGGAATCCGGCTGTATGCCATCCCGGGTCTATATAATCCGTCTACCAATTCGTTCAACGGACCGCTGGGAGAAGCCTTCATCAGCAATCTGAAGACGTCCAAAACGTTCATCTCGCCCAAAGGCATCATCGTGGAGGGGCTGAGGGATTTAACGGCGGACGAAGCCGCAATCCGCAAGGCGATGATTAACTCGACCAGAGAACCGATCGTGATCGTGGATCACAGCAAATTCGACCATTCGGAAACGCTGTTCCAAATATCCGATTTCAGTCCTATATCGACTGTCGTAACCGACCGGACACCTTCTCCGGTATTTGTCGACATCCTTCAAACGAGGAAAATTACGCTAATCACGACGGAAAGCGGCGCTTAA
- a CDS encoding spore germination protein has translation MLWLIKLLTGNRNSKYRKAPNQADITEKAPINRELSANLNRLKQSFSLAPDLVFRHFQIVHSGASAALVYLDGLADKQTIQEHILRELIHGASEQQFILNAVSVGECRAGVMWSSIDDAILHGDSVLFIDGHPKAYIFATKGWPQRAVEDTKIEPALRGGHQGFVESGYQNIALIRRYIQSRELKIKEFTIGERGKSKVSVLYLADVAHPEVLKELETRIAQIDVDAILNTGELAEFIEDNPYSPFPQFILSERPDSAASHILQGRIVVVVDRSPSVLIAPVNFVSFFQSVDDYGSRWLIASFIRILRFLALFIALFLPAAYISLISFNYEVIPLQLLISIAETRTRVPFPPILEAILMELTLEMMREAGIRLPTPIGQTIGIVGGIIIGQAAVQAGIVSNIMVIVVASTAIASFIFPNYDIGASIRLLRFPMMLLASMFGIVGMVCGAMALVAHFVSLESLGTPYGSPLAPWRFADMKDVFIRFPLWKMNKRPQSARAVQSARQGPPERDQQ, from the coding sequence ATGCTCTGGCTTATAAAGTTACTGACGGGAAACCGGAATTCCAAGTACCGGAAGGCGCCGAACCAGGCAGACATAACGGAGAAGGCGCCGATAAACCGTGAATTATCCGCTAATCTCAATCGCCTGAAGCAGTCGTTTAGTCTGGCTCCCGACTTGGTCTTCCGCCATTTTCAAATCGTTCATTCCGGAGCTTCCGCGGCGCTTGTATACTTGGATGGCTTGGCCGATAAGCAAACCATCCAAGAACATATTCTGCGGGAACTGATTCATGGCGCTTCGGAGCAGCAATTTATATTGAATGCGGTAAGCGTCGGGGAATGCCGGGCGGGCGTGATGTGGAGCAGCATCGACGATGCCATTCTGCATGGGGACAGCGTTCTATTCATTGACGGTCATCCGAAAGCCTATATCTTCGCTACGAAAGGCTGGCCGCAGCGAGCCGTTGAAGACACCAAGATCGAGCCGGCCCTTCGGGGCGGGCATCAAGGCTTCGTCGAATCAGGCTACCAGAATATCGCGTTAATTCGCCGGTATATTCAAAGCCGGGAATTGAAAATAAAAGAATTCACTATCGGCGAGCGCGGCAAATCAAAGGTATCGGTCCTCTACTTGGCCGATGTCGCCCATCCGGAAGTTCTTAAGGAGCTGGAGACGCGAATTGCGCAGATCGACGTCGATGCCATCTTAAATACCGGCGAGCTGGCGGAATTCATCGAGGATAATCCTTATTCGCCTTTTCCGCAGTTCATATTGTCAGAAAGGCCGGATTCCGCAGCCTCTCATATCCTTCAAGGGAGGATCGTTGTCGTCGTGGACCGGTCGCCAAGCGTGCTGATCGCGCCGGTAAACTTCGTGTCCTTCTTCCAAAGCGTCGACGATTACGGCAGCCGCTGGCTGATCGCTTCTTTTATCCGGATTCTCCGGTTCTTAGCCTTGTTCATCGCTTTATTCCTGCCGGCTGCGTACATTTCGCTTATCTCGTTCAATTACGAAGTGATTCCGCTGCAGCTTCTCATATCGATTGCCGAGACGAGAACCCGCGTTCCGTTTCCCCCGATTTTGGAAGCCATTCTGATGGAATTAACGCTTGAAATGATGCGCGAAGCCGGAATCCGCCTGCCAACGCCGATCGGCCAGACGATCGGGATCGTGGGCGGGATCATTATCGGACAAGCGGCTGTTCAAGCAGGGATCGTCAGCAACATTATGGTCATCGTGGTAGCCTCGACCGCCATAGCGTCGTTTATTTTCCCCAACTATGATATCGGTGCGTCTATACGGCTTCTGCGGTTTCCGATGATGCTGCTTGCTTCGATGTTCGGCATTGTGGGAATGGTATGCGGGGCGATGGCCTTGGTTGCGCATTTCGTTTCGCTTGAATCGTTAGGCACGCCGTATGGCAGCCCGTTAGCGCCATGGCGCTTTGCCGATATGAAGGATGTATTCATCCGATTTCCGCTGTGGAAGATGAACAAGCGGCCCCAGAGCGCAAGAGCGGTGCAATCCGCAAGGCAAGGCCCGCCGGAAAGGGATCAGCAATGA
- a CDS encoding GerAB/ArcD/ProY family transporter: MKKYAFNEITYMQFILIIHGTQIGTGVFSLPKNLAEKAGTDGWMSLLLGWGFAVAASIAIVQIFKKFPNDTLADLLIRLFGKFIGKALLIPVILYFAFGVWSVLTSGVLYVKHWFLPQTSDYVVMILLIVPGYLVARSGLRILGRYSELVFYMTLWMPFTLLIVLKDSHWIHLLPLFKDGWRPIVQGVEETAFSFFGFEIVYFLYPFLQKKQLAVRGVVIANTLTLIYYLGVTLICFAFYSPDDITNYNQPLLSLLKVIELRFLERFDMIYLVFYLFVVSTTWLSMTFGAVFSTGHLFGKEGPAPFAVILFLLIVALTVALHPSWNQLQQSQQLISKFGIGFAYILPWFLLLYSRIYDRLRRRDPQ, encoded by the coding sequence ATGAAAAAATATGCATTCAACGAAATAACTTACATGCAGTTTATTCTTATTATCCACGGAACTCAGATCGGAACGGGGGTCTTCTCTCTGCCCAAGAATTTGGCCGAGAAAGCGGGGACGGACGGCTGGATGTCCCTGCTCCTCGGCTGGGGCTTCGCAGTGGCCGCAAGCATTGCGATCGTGCAAATTTTCAAGAAGTTCCCGAACGATACGTTGGCGGATCTATTGATTCGCCTGTTCGGCAAATTTATCGGAAAGGCTCTCCTCATTCCGGTTATTTTGTATTTTGCCTTTGGCGTCTGGTCCGTCCTTACCTCTGGGGTTCTATACGTCAAGCACTGGTTTTTGCCGCAGACTTCCGACTATGTCGTGATGATCTTATTGATTGTCCCCGGCTATTTAGTCGCCCGCAGCGGTTTGCGTATATTGGGCCGGTACAGCGAGCTTGTCTTTTATATGACGTTATGGATGCCATTCACTCTTCTGATCGTCCTGAAAGACAGTCACTGGATTCATTTGCTGCCGCTGTTCAAAGACGGGTGGAGACCGATCGTTCAAGGAGTGGAAGAAACCGCTTTTTCTTTTTTCGGCTTTGAAATCGTCTATTTTTTGTACCCTTTTTTGCAAAAAAAACAGCTCGCCGTTCGCGGAGTCGTCATTGCCAATACGTTGACCCTCATCTATTATCTCGGAGTCACGCTGATTTGCTTTGCTTTTTACAGCCCTGACGATATCACAAACTATAATCAACCGCTGTTAAGCCTGCTGAAGGTGATCGAATTGCGGTTTCTCGAACGATTCGACATGATCTATCTGGTTTTTTATCTGTTTGTCGTTTCGACGACATGGCTCTCTATGACGTTCGGAGCGGTCTTTAGTACCGGTCATTTGTTTGGAAAAGAAGGTCCTGCGCCGTTTGCCGTCATCCTCTTTCTGCTGATTGTCGCGCTTACCGTCGCGCTTCATCCATCCTGGAATCAGCTTCAGCAGTCGCAGCAGCTCATAAGTAAATTCGGAATAGGCTTTGCCTACATATTGCCTTGGTTTCTGCTCCTGTATTCCCGTATTTATGATCGACTTCG